The following proteins are encoded in a genomic region of Oncorhynchus kisutch isolate 150728-3 linkage group LG4, Okis_V2, whole genome shotgun sequence:
- the ddx49 gene encoding putative ATP-dependent RNA helicase DDX49: protein MSDFSSLGLSDWLIQQCKQMGISKPTQVQENCMPPILEGRDCMGCAKTGSGKTAAFVLPVLQKLSEDPYGIFCLVLTPTRELAYQIAEQFRVLGKPMGLRDCIIVGGMDMITQALELSKKPHVVVATPGRLADHIRSSDTFSIKKIQFLILDEADRLLEQGCTDFTKDLEVILAAVPVKRQTLLFSATLTDTLQELKGIAMNKPFFWESKSEVRTVEELDQRYILTPEKVKDAYLVHLIQKFQDEHDDWSIMIFTNTCKNCQILTMMMQKFNFPTISLHSMMKQKQRFANLAKFKSSVFKILIATDVASRGLDIPTVQVVINHNTPGLPKIYIHRVGRTARAGRHGVSITLVTQYDIHLVHSIEGQIQAKLKEYPVEEKEVLKILTQVNVARRECEIKLESTDFDEKKEINKRKQMILEGKDPDVEAKRKAELEKIRSEKKLFKERIQETIQKKQHGMQKKLMKQKHIQKEKAVKST from the exons ATGTCGGATTTTTCCTCTCTCGGTCTGTCAGATTGGCTGATTCAACAATGTAAACAAATGGGGATCAGTAAACCAACTCAAGTCCAGGAAAACTGTATGCCACCGATTCTGGAAG GTCGGGATTGTATGGGTTGTGCCAAGACTGGCAGTGGAAAGACAGCTGCCTTTGTGCTACCAGTGCTACAGAAATTATCTGAGGACCCATATGGAATCTTCTGTTTAGTTCTCACACCTACCAG GGAATTGGCTTACCAGATTGCTGAACAGTTTAGAGTCCTGGGAAAACCAATGGGCTTGCGGGACTGCATCATTGTTGGTGGAATGG ATATGATCACACAGGCCTTGGAGCTCTCTAAGAAGCCACACGTCGTTGTAGCCACTCCAGGAAGACTGGCAGACCACATTCGGAGCTCCGACACATTCAGCATCAAGAAGATCCAGTTTCTG ATCCTTGATGAGGCCGACCGCCTGCTTGAGCAAGGCTGCACAGACTTCACCAAAGACTTGGAGGTGATCCTGGCCGCGGTGCCTGTCAAACGCCAGACGTTGCTTTTCAGTGCCACCCTCACAGACACACTACAGGAGCTCAAGGGCATCGCCATGAACAAGCCCTTCTTCTGGGAAAGCAAGTCCGA GGTCCGCACGGTAGAGGAGTTGGATCAAAGGTACATCCTGAcaccagagaaagtgaaagatGCCTACCTAGTGCACCTGATCCAGAAGTTTCAAGATGAGCACGACGACTGGTCGATCATGATCTTCACCAACACCTGCAA AAATTGCCAAATCCTCACAATGATGATGCAGAAATTCAACTTTCCAACCATCTCCTTGCATTCAATGATGAAGCAG AAACAACGTTTCGCCAACCTCGCAAAGTTCAAGTCCAGTGTCTTTAAAATCCTGATTGCAACTGATGTGGCTTCCAG AGGTCTGGATATTCCAACAGTCCAGGTTGTCATCAACCACAACACGCCAGGTCTGCCCAAGATCTACATTCACAGAGTCGGCCGAACTGCCAGAGCAG GAAGACATGGTGTCTCGATCACACTGGTGACACAGTATGACATCCACTTGGTTCATTCCATCGAGGGACAGATCC AGGCCAAACTGAAGGAATATccagtggaggagaaagaggttCTGAAGATCCTCACTCAAGTCAACGTGGCCAGACGGGAGTGTGAAATT AAACTTGAGTCAACGGATTTTGATGAGAAAAAGGAGATCAACAAGAGAAAACAGATGATTTTGGAGGGGAAA GATCCAGACGTGGAGGCAAAGAGAAAGGCTGAACTGGAGAAGATAAGGAGTGAGAAGAAGTTGTTCAAGGAGAGGATACAGGAAACAATTCAGAAGAAACAACATGGGATGCAGAAGAaactgatgaagcaaaaacacaTTCAAAAGGAAAAGGCAGTGAAGTCCACATAA